A section of the Polynucleobacter sp. AP-Sving-400A-A2 genome encodes:
- a CDS encoding DUF1841 family protein, translating to MFNPTREEVRRFFCDTWEKKTGDHILTPMETIAGDWMVEHPEYHALLADPEGAITQDYTPERGETNPFLHLSMHLSISEQISIDQPPGIKEVSEKLAKKKGSAHDAQHAMMECLGQVMWEAQREGQALSPEKYLEALQKLI from the coding sequence ATATTTAATCCCACCCGCGAAGAAGTAAGGCGTTTTTTTTGTGATACCTGGGAGAAGAAAACTGGAGATCATATTCTGACGCCAATGGAAACGATTGCTGGTGACTGGATGGTGGAGCACCCGGAATATCATGCCCTCCTGGCAGATCCAGAAGGTGCGATTACCCAAGACTACACACCTGAACGTGGCGAGACTAATCCCTTCTTGCACCTCTCAATGCATCTATCAATTAGCGAGCAAATCTCGATTGATCAACCGCCAGGCATTAAAGAGGTCTCCGAAAAGCTAGCAAAGAAAAAAGGTTCTGCACATGACGCTCAGCACGCCATGATGGAGTGCTTGGGACAAGTCATGTGGGAAGCGCAACGTGAGGGGCAAGCACTGAGCCCCGAGAAATATCTTGAGGCACTACAAAAACTGATCTAG
- a CDS encoding DMT family transporter, with translation MNKETKGMLIGFIGILVFSLTLPVSKITVQSFNPYFIAFGRASLAGLVALSYLLYKQVPLPSKTDLVKFAVIALGVVFGFPIFTTLAMKEGSSSHGAVILGMMPLATTVIGVIRFKERPSIGFWLVSILGAALVMMYALLKSSGSFTYVDILLVLGGICACVGYVEGGELSRKMNPRVVISWALVISLPINIVATYFTFSSSYWGADVVAWTSFVYLSIFPMYLGFFFWYEGLAIGGIARVSQVQLIQPFCTLLASSFFLDDRITLMNMVFAFLVVSTVILSKRMLVKRSH, from the coding sequence GTGAATAAAGAAACTAAGGGAATGCTCATTGGCTTTATTGGCATTCTTGTTTTTAGCCTAACCTTGCCGGTAAGCAAAATTACCGTTCAAAGCTTCAATCCTTACTTCATTGCATTTGGTAGGGCTTCTTTAGCCGGCTTAGTTGCTTTAAGCTATCTTTTGTATAAGCAAGTGCCACTCCCCAGTAAAACTGACTTAGTAAAGTTTGCTGTGATTGCACTGGGTGTAGTTTTTGGATTTCCAATTTTTACTACCTTAGCCATGAAAGAGGGATCATCCTCTCATGGTGCCGTCATTTTGGGGATGATGCCCTTAGCGACTACAGTGATCGGAGTTATCCGCTTTAAGGAGCGTCCTTCTATCGGTTTTTGGCTTGTATCCATCTTGGGCGCTGCACTGGTAATGATGTACGCTCTACTTAAAAGTTCTGGAAGCTTTACCTATGTAGATATTTTGTTGGTACTGGGTGGCATATGTGCTTGCGTAGGGTATGTAGAGGGCGGGGAGTTATCCCGAAAGATGAATCCGCGGGTAGTAATTTCTTGGGCGCTAGTGATTTCATTGCCGATTAATATCGTGGCAACGTACTTCACATTTTCTTCATCATATTGGGGTGCTGACGTAGTAGCTTGGACAAGCTTTGTGTACCTCAGTATATTTCCGATGTACTTAGGCTTTTTCTTTTGGTACGAAGGTCTAGCTATCGGTGGAATCGCTAGGGTCAGTCAAGTGCAATTGATTCAGCCTTTTTGTACGCTGTTGGCCTCCAGTTTTTTCTTAGATGATCGCATTACCTTAATGAACATGGTCTTTGCTTTTTTGGTTGTCTCTACCGTAATCCTGAGCAAGCGAATGCTCGTGAAGCGCAGTCACTAG
- a CDS encoding HIT family protein, with protein sequence MTNCALCKEELKPEEGQLIWRGDDCRAILVNDPDLPGFCRVIWNHHVAEMTDLTPGEREHLMTLVFAVEEAIRHVMCPDKVNIAALGNMVPHIHWHVIPRYQDDAFFPGSVWSKRVQELPLTTLVERQQLASQLPAAIKAAIATLS encoded by the coding sequence ATGACTAATTGCGCACTCTGTAAAGAAGAGCTTAAGCCTGAAGAGGGCCAGTTGATTTGGCGTGGGGATGATTGCCGAGCCATCCTGGTGAATGATCCTGATTTGCCTGGTTTTTGCCGTGTGATCTGGAATCACCATGTCGCTGAAATGACAGATCTGACCCCTGGTGAGCGCGAGCATCTCATGACCTTAGTGTTTGCTGTAGAAGAGGCGATAAGGCATGTGATGTGTCCAGATAAGGTCAATATTGCAGCCTTAGGCAATATGGTTCCCCACATACATTGGCATGTCATCCCGAGGTATCAAGACGATGCTTTCTTTCCAGGCTCTGTGTGGTCAAAAAGGGTGCAAGAATTACCTCTCACTACACTAGTGGAACGTCAGCAGCTTGCCAGTCAATTACCCGCAGCAATTAAAGCTGCCATCGCCACACTGTCTTAA
- the nth gene encoding endonuclease III, translating to MNLQKRQAFFELLRENNPHPETELEYSSPFELLIAVLLSAQATDISVNKGTRQLFKIANTPQALLDLGEQGVKPFIQHIGLFNSKGKHIQETCRLLLEKHGGEVPQNREELELLPGVGRKTANVILNTAFGQPTMAVDTHIFRVSNRTGLAPGKDVVKVEEQLLKRIPKEFLMDAHHWLILHGRYTCKARAPECEQCIVEPLCSFKQKTGKGKVRGNI from the coding sequence ATGAATCTGCAAAAGCGCCAAGCTTTCTTTGAGCTACTCAGGGAAAACAATCCCCATCCAGAAACTGAATTGGAATACAGCTCTCCGTTTGAGCTGCTCATTGCCGTATTACTATCGGCACAAGCAACCGATATTTCAGTAAACAAAGGTACACGCCAGCTATTTAAGATTGCCAACACGCCTCAAGCTCTTCTGGATTTAGGTGAGCAAGGTGTGAAGCCTTTCATTCAGCACATTGGCTTATTCAACTCCAAAGGCAAACACATTCAAGAGACTTGTCGACTGCTGCTGGAAAAGCATGGTGGCGAAGTGCCTCAAAATCGCGAAGAGCTAGAGTTACTACCAGGCGTTGGCAGAAAGACTGCAAACGTGATTCTCAATACCGCCTTTGGTCAGCCTACTATGGCCGTCGATACCCATATCTTTAGAGTCTCAAACCGCACTGGTTTGGCACCTGGCAAAGATGTTGTGAAAGTTGAAGAGCAATTACTCAAACGCATCCCCAAAGAGTTTTTAATGGATGCGCATCATTGGCTTATCCTGCATGGCAGATATACCTGCAAAGCCCGAGCGCCTGAATGCGAACAATGTATTGTTGAGCCTCTCTGCAGCTTTAAACAAAAAACTGGCAAAGGAAAAGTTCGTGGCAATATTTAA